One window from the genome of Cricetulus griseus strain 17A/GY chromosome 2, alternate assembly CriGri-PICRH-1.0, whole genome shotgun sequence encodes:
- the Inip gene encoding SOSS complex subunit C isoform X1 codes for MAANPSGQGFQNKNRVAILAELDKEKRKLLMQNQSSASHPGASISLSRPSLNKDFRDHAEQQHIAAQQKAALQHAHAHSSGYFITQDSAFGNLILPVLPRLDPE; via the exons gttttcaaaataaaaatagagttgCAATTTTGGCTGAActggacaaagagaaaagaaaattacttatGCAGAACCAATCTTCAGCAAGTCACCCTGGAGCTAG CATCTCCCTCTCCAGACCTTCTCTTAATAAGGACTTCCGGGACCATGCTGAGCAGCAGCACATTGCAGCCCAGCAGAAGGCAGCTCTTCAG catGCCCACGCACATTCATCTGGATACTTCATAACTCAAGACTCGGCATTCGGGAATCTTATCCTTCCTGTTTTACCTCGCCTTGACCCAGAATGA
- the Inip gene encoding SOSS complex subunit C isoform X2: MQNQSSASHPGASISLSRPSLNKDFRDHAEQQHIAAQQKAALQHAHAHSSGYFITQDSAFGNLILPVLPRLDPE, translated from the exons atGCAGAACCAATCTTCAGCAAGTCACCCTGGAGCTAG CATCTCCCTCTCCAGACCTTCTCTTAATAAGGACTTCCGGGACCATGCTGAGCAGCAGCACATTGCAGCCCAGCAGAAGGCAGCTCTTCAG catGCCCACGCACATTCATCTGGATACTTCATAACTCAAGACTCGGCATTCGGGAATCTTATCCTTCCTGTTTTACCTCGCCTTGACCCAGAATGA